TCCTTGTTTTTTGGCTCTGTCGAAGTCGAATGGGCAGCGCTAGCCGTAGAGCGCTTTGTGCTCGCGTTCGTAGTTGGCGTAGGAATCCTTGATGCTCGCCAGATTGAGCAGCATGGTTGCGACCGGCTTTTCGTCGGCCGCGAACACGGTCGTTCTCACCCACATGCTTTCGGTGCGGCGGCTGCCGCTCACGGCCACGACTTCACGCTCGGTGGTGTAGGTCTCGCCGGGGAATAGCGGGCCGCGCAGCAGGCGGATTTCCTGATCCGCGAACAACCCAACGGCCGGTCCGCGGACCGGCAGGCGGTCCTCGCGGGCGCGGTATTGAAACAGCACGCTCAGCATCTCGAAGGGGATGATGACCCGCCCCCACGGATTGAGTTCCTGCGCGTAATACGCCGAGGGTTCGGTGATGACCCTGAGCTTTTCGGCCAGTGAAAACGGATAGAGATCGCCCATGTTCTGGTCGAAATCCATTTTCACGGTTTGCCGGCCGGTCTTCATGCCGACCTTGAGGTCGGCGAGAATGACGGGGTCGGCGAGCGGCTTCAGTTCACCGAGCCGCTTCGCGAGCGCGGTTTCCGTTCCGTCGCCGCCGACCGACGCGGTGCCGCGCAAGATCTCGGTGCCGTCGCGCTTGGTCATGCCGATCGCGCAGGTGGTCTGGCCCGGCTCTGGCTTTTCGATATTGGCCTGGACTTCCTCTCCCTCGAAGGCCGGGTTCCGGTAGTGCGCGGACAGGCACCCGGTCTCGAACCAGGCCGGCCCCCAGATCCGTTCGCACAACGGCGCAAACTGGCTGAAATGAGTCGGTCCCTCGATGGTCCCGCCCTGAAAACCGAGCTTTTGCGCGGTCGCATCGTCGTGGATCGATGCGTGAGAGTCATAGACCTGCGCATGGAGCATCTGCGCCGGCCGCCGCCACGGCCCGGTGAGCACATTGCCGCTCTCCAGTATCTCGATCGTGAACGCTGCTTCCGTCATCGCCGGCTTCTCCCTTTACCGTCAGCGTTTCAAAGAAGCGGGGTTTCGGCAAGGGCCGATGAAACGTCCACAGCCGGCCGAGATATGTCCTGCGGCCATGGATTCACGCTGGGCACGCATAGCAAATTAGGTACATTCTAAAGTCAACGAGACCGGTTCGAGTGACCGGCGAGAGCACAGCGCGGCGGGGAACTAATCATGGCATTGATGGAAGTTGGGCTGGACGACAAGTATCGTCTGGATGCGAAGCGAATTTTCCTTTCGGGTACGCAGGCGCTGGTCCGGTTACCGATGCTGCAGCGCGAACGCGACCGCGCGCAGGGCCTCAATACCGCGGGCTTTATCTCCGGTTATCGCGGTTCGCCGCTCGGCATGTACGATCACGCGCTATGGCGCGCCAAGAGCTTCCTCAAGCAGCATGACATCGAATTCGCGCCAGGCCTCAACGAGGATCTGGCGGCGACCGCGGTGTGGGGCAGCCAGCAGGTCGGCATGTTTCCCGGCGCCAAGGTCGATGGCGTGTTCGGGATCTGGTACGGCAAGGGCCCCGGCGTCGACCGTTCGATGGACGCGCTCAAGCATGCGAACTCCGCCGGCACGTCGCCCAACGGCGGCGTGATCGCGCTGGCCGGCGACGACCATGGTTGCCAGTCCTCGACGCTGGCGCACCAGAGCGAACAGGTGTTCGCCGCGGCGCTGATGCCGGTCGTCAATCCTGCCACGCTGCAGGACTATCTCGATCTCGGCATTCTCGGCTTTGCGCTGTCGCGCTATTCCAGTTGCTGGGTCGGCTTCAAGGCGATCTCGGAGACGGTCGAAAGTTCGGCCTCGATCGTCAGCGATCCCGATCGCATCAAGATCATCATGCCCACCGATTTCGAGATGCCGCCGGGTGGGCTCGGCATCCGCTGGCCGGACGCGCCGCTGGAGCAGGAGCGCAGGCTGCACGGCCCGAAGATGGACGCAGTCGCAGCCTTTACCCGCGTCAATCGTTTCGACCGCATCGTGCTGGACTCCAGGCCGGCGCGGCTCGGCATCATGGCGACCGGCAAGGCCTATCTCGATCTGCGGCAGGCGCTGGCCGATCTCGGCATTACCGACAGCGAAGCGCAGGCGCTGGGACTTCGCATCTACAAGGTGGCGCTGACCTGGCCGCTGGAGCAGGCCGGCGCCCGCGCCTTCGCCGAGGGCCTGCAGGACGTGCTGGTGGTCGAGGAGAAGCGCGGTTTCATCGAGGACCAGCTGCTTCGCATTCTCTACAACGTCGATGCCTCGAAGCGGCCCTCGGTGGTCGGCAAGCGCGACGAGACCGGCGCAACGTTATTGCCGAGCGAAGGCGAACTGACGCCGACCATCATCGCCGCCGCCGTCGTGGCGCGCCTGCGCAAGCTCGGCCACCGCAGCCCCGTGCTGGAGCAGCGTCTGGCAAAGCTCGAGGCCTTCGACCGGCCGGCCGAGGGTATTGCCGCGGCGAAGCTGCAGCGAACGCCGTATTTCTGTTCGGGCTGCCCGCACAACACCTCGACCAAGGTGCCCGAAGGCAGCCGCGCGATGGCCGGCATCGGCTGTCACGGCATGGCGCTCTCGATCCCGAGCCGCCGCACTCAGACCATCTCGCATATGGGCGCGGAAGGCGTGGCGTGGATCGGGCAGGCGCCGTTCACCAGCGAACAACACGTGTTCCAGAATTTGGGCGACGGCACCTACACCCATTCGGGCCTGCTGGCACTGCGCGCCGCGGCGGCGTCAGGCGTCAACATCACCTACAAGATTCTCTACAACGATGCGGTGGCGATGACCGGCGGCCAGCCCGCCGAAGGCGGCCTGACAGTGTCGCAGATCGCGCATCAGGTATCGGCGGAGGGGGCCAAGCGACTCGCGATCGTCTCCGACGATCCCGACAAATATCCGCCGAATTATTTCCCCGCCGGCGCCACCATCCATCACCGCCGCGATCTCGACGCGGTGCAGAAGGAACTGCGCGAGGTCAAGGGCCTCACGGTATTGATCTACGATCAGACCTGCGCCGCCGAAAAGCGCCGCCGCCGCAAGCGCGGGCTCTATCCCGATCCGCAAAAGCGGGTGTTCATCAACGAGCGCGTCTGCGAGGGCTGCGGCGACTGTTCGCAAGCCTCCAACTGCGTTTCGGTGCAGCCGCTGGAGACCGAACTCGGCCGCAAGCGCCGGATCGACCAGTCGAACTGCAACAAGGACTTTTCCTGCATCGAGGGATTTTGCCCGAGCTTCGTCACCGTGCATGGCGGCAAGCTGCGCAAAGCCGACCGCACGGCTGCCGATCCGTCGGCGCTGTTCGCCGACCTGCCGCTGCCGACGCCGCTTGCGCTGGACGGGGCGTTCAACATCCTTGTTACCGGTATCGGTGGCACCGGCGTCATCACCATCGGCGCGCTGCTCGGCATGGCCGCCCATGTCGACGGCAAGGCGTGCTCGACGCTCGACTTTACCGGCCTGTCGCAGAAGAACGGCGCGGTCATGAGCCATGTCCGGATCGCGCCGTCGCCGGACGATCTCGCCAACGTCCGGATCGGGCCCGGCAGCGCCAACCTCATTCTCGGCTGCGACATCGTCGTCGCCACCTCGGTCCCGGCGCTGAGCCGGGCCGAGCGCGGCGTGACGCGTGCAGTGGTCAATGCCGATCTGATGCCGACCGCGAGCTTCGTGATCGATCCGGATATCGATTTCCAGGCCGGCGCGATGCGCGACTCGCTCAACGAGGCCGTCAGTGCCAGCGATCTCGACGTTCTCGATGCGACGGGCCTCGCCACCGCGCTGATGGGCGACAGCATCGCCACCAACGCCTTCATGCTCGGTTTTGCGTTTCAGCGCGGGGCGATCCCGCTGTCGCTGGAGGCGATCATGAAGGCGATCGATCTCAATGGTGCTGCGATCGACATGAACAAGCTGGCGTTCTCGTGGGGACGTCTGGCTGCGCACGATCTGCAGCGCGTGATCACCGCGGCGCGTTTCAAGAACTCGGGTGCGGCGCCGGTGAAGCGCACGCTCGACGAAAGCATCGCATTCCGCGCCGAGTTCCTCACCGACTACCAGAACGAGGCCTATTCGAAGCGTTATTTCGGCGAAGTAGAACGCGTTCGCGCCGCCGAGGCCAAGGCCGCACCGGGATCGCAGGAATTGACGGAAGCGTTCGCAAAAGGCCTGTTCAAGCTGATGGCCTACAAGGACGAATACGAAGTCGCGCGGCTTTATACCGATGGCGAGTTTGCGAAGGCGCTGAAGGAGCAGTTCGACGGCGACGCCAGCGTTAAGGTCAGCCTCGCGCCGCCGATGTTCGCCCAGCGCGACAAGGCGACCGGGCACTTGCGCAAGCGGGAATTCGGACCGTGGGTGTTCAAGGCGTTCGGTTTGCTGTCGCGGATGAAGTCGCTGCGCGGCACCGCGTTCGATCCGTTCGGCTATACCAGCGAGCGCAGGATGGAACGCGCGCTGCCGGGCGAATATTCGGCGATGATCTTCCGCCATCTCGATGCGGGCAAGCCGCTCGATCTGCCGCGGCTGGTGACACTGGCGAAGTCGGCTGACCTCGTGCGCGGCTACGGCCACATCAAGGAAGCCAACGTCGCGAAATACCGCGCTGAGTGTAAGCGTCTCGAAAGCGCGATCGGGCAGCCCGTCGCCCAAGCCGCCGAGTAGGCGAACCGGAACCGGCCGCGGGCATTTTCGCGGCCGGGATCATTGCACGGTAACCTTGCCGGCAGGAACGGCTGGCATTGCCGTGCCGGGCTTCCTACAGAATGTCAGTAGTTCGATTTTTTTTTACTGATTTCAGGAGGCCATGAATGGTCCTGAAAAGTGCCTTTGCGGCAGTACTTTGTACCGGGTTCCTGGTAGTGGGCGGCTTGGCGATGGCGGACGAGTATCGTCCGGGCGAGTTCCTCGGGCTCGATCTTTCCAGGGCCGTGCTTTCGCCGAAGCGGCTCGGACCGGAAACCGAGTTCGCCCCGGTTCCGATCGAAGCCAAGTCCGATCGCGCGCAGGCCGATACGGATGCTTCCGTTTGGCCCAGGCTTCCGCCGCGGAACATTCACGTCGCCAAAACCAAAGTCGTCAAGCCTCAGATCGCCAGGAGCAGCGCGGTGCCGCCGCGCGGCGCCGCCCGCACCAAGCTGGTGCATCGCCACGGCAACCCGCTCGATGCGCAAGCCATGGACACCCGCGTCCAGATATGGCCGTGCAAATCGGGCGGCATCTGCAACTGGCAGCGATAAAGCCGTGACTTCGTATGGTGGGTTAGGCGAAGCCGTAACCCACCATACCTACGGCTAACCCATCCTGCAGTCCTCAGTTTACGTCATCCACCTGTCGCAAAACCTTCGGCGGAGAGTCAAATTCAACGGGCACACCTTTGTCGTGATTCGACGAGGGTGGCCCGATGCCGATTGCGATACGCGCCAAGCATGCTTTGAACCGGCGTCAGTTGCTGGTCAGGTCCACCGCCACGATCGCGGCCGCCGGCCTCGGCAGCCTCGCCAAGCCCTATGTGAGCCGCGCCGCGGATCGTCCTTTGATCGCCTGCGGGATTCAGTCCGGCGACGTTTCGGCGGATTCCGCGGTGATCTGGGCGCGTGCCGACCGGCCGGCCCGGATGCGGGTGGAATGCTCCACCGTCGAGAGCTTCAGCAACATCATTGGCACGGCTTCATCGGATGCGTTGCCGGACAGCGACTTCACCTCGAAAGTTCTGCTCGACGGCCTGCCCGCGGGGCAGGATGTCTTTTACCGCGTCCGCTTCGACGACATCGCAAGCGGCCTCGCCGGAGAAACCCAGGTCGGGCATTTCCGCACCGCGCCTGCGGAACATCGTTCGGTGTCATTCGTCTGGTCGGGCGACGCAGCGGGCCAGGGCTGGGGCATCGATCCCGCGCGCGGGGGATTTCGGACCTACCGGACCATGCGCGACAACCGGCCCGACTTCTTCATTCATTCCGGCGATCATATCTACGCCGATTGCCCGATCCCCTCCGAGCTGAAGCTGCCGAACGGCGAGATCTGGCGCAACATCGTGACGGAAGAAAAATCCGTCGCCGCGCGCAGCCTGGCGCAGTTTCGCGGCAACTACAAATACAACTGGCTCGATGAAAACTTCCGCACCTTCCACGCCGAAGTCCCGATGTTCGCGCAATGGGACGATCATGAGGTGACCAACGACTGGGCGCCGCTGGGCAGCTACGACGAGAGCGGCTTTGCCGACGACGGCGTCCCGAAACTGGTGTCGCGGGCGCGGCGCGCATTTCACGAATTCATGCCGATGCCGGTGACACCCGGCGACAACGGCCGCGTCTATCGCCGGATCGGGCACGGCCCGCTGCTCGACGTCTTCATGATCGACATGCGCAGTTACCGCGACAACACCTGGAACAAGCGCGACGACAACAGCGACACCTTCATCCTCGGGCCTGCGCAGCTGGCGTGGCTGAAGCGCGAACTGGTCGCCTCCAACGCGACCTGGAAGGTGATCGCCGCCGACATGTCGATCGGCCTGATCAGCGAGGATGCCGTCGCGCTCGGCGATGGTCCGCCGCAACGCCGCGAGCACGAGATCGCCGATCTGCTGTCGTTCATGAAACGCGCCGGCATCCGCAACACGGTGTGGCTGACCGCCGACATGCATTACACCGCCGCGCATCACTACGACCCGAACCGCGCCGCCTGTCAGGATTTCGAACCGTTCTGGGAATTCGTCTCGGGCCCGCTGCATGCGGGCACCTGGGCGCCCGGCGATCTCGACAACACCTTTGGGCCCAAGGCGATGTTTCAGAAGGGCTGCAGCGGAGAGCAGGGCGAAAATCTCGCACCTTGCTTCGGGCTGCAGTTTTTCGGCCACGTCGCGATCGACGGCAAAACCGAAGTCATGACGGTGACCCTGAAGGACGTCGACAACCGCGATCTATGGTCGGTCGATATCGAGCCCCGTCCAGACGCGCGGCCCGGTCAGATCATGGCGCAGCATATCTGAGCTCAGGGCGTCACCAGGAAGTAGCCGCCGACCACGAGC
The Bradyrhizobium sp. KBS0727 genome window above contains:
- a CDS encoding MaoC family dehydratase is translated as MTEAAFTIEILESGNVLTGPWRRPAQMLHAQVYDSHASIHDDATAQKLGFQGGTIEGPTHFSQFAPLCERIWGPAWFETGCLSAHYRNPAFEGEEVQANIEKPEPGQTTCAIGMTKRDGTEILRGTASVGGDGTETALAKRLGELKPLADPVILADLKVGMKTGRQTVKMDFDQNMGDLYPFSLAEKLRVITEPSAYYAQELNPWGRVIIPFEMLSVLFQYRAREDRLPVRGPAVGLFADQEIRLLRGPLFPGETYTTEREVVAVSGSRRTESMWVRTTVFAADEKPVATMLLNLASIKDSYANYEREHKALYG
- a CDS encoding indolepyruvate ferredoxin oxidoreductase family protein, producing MALMEVGLDDKYRLDAKRIFLSGTQALVRLPMLQRERDRAQGLNTAGFISGYRGSPLGMYDHALWRAKSFLKQHDIEFAPGLNEDLAATAVWGSQQVGMFPGAKVDGVFGIWYGKGPGVDRSMDALKHANSAGTSPNGGVIALAGDDHGCQSSTLAHQSEQVFAAALMPVVNPATLQDYLDLGILGFALSRYSSCWVGFKAISETVESSASIVSDPDRIKIIMPTDFEMPPGGLGIRWPDAPLEQERRLHGPKMDAVAAFTRVNRFDRIVLDSRPARLGIMATGKAYLDLRQALADLGITDSEAQALGLRIYKVALTWPLEQAGARAFAEGLQDVLVVEEKRGFIEDQLLRILYNVDASKRPSVVGKRDETGATLLPSEGELTPTIIAAAVVARLRKLGHRSPVLEQRLAKLEAFDRPAEGIAAAKLQRTPYFCSGCPHNTSTKVPEGSRAMAGIGCHGMALSIPSRRTQTISHMGAEGVAWIGQAPFTSEQHVFQNLGDGTYTHSGLLALRAAAASGVNITYKILYNDAVAMTGGQPAEGGLTVSQIAHQVSAEGAKRLAIVSDDPDKYPPNYFPAGATIHHRRDLDAVQKELREVKGLTVLIYDQTCAAEKRRRRKRGLYPDPQKRVFINERVCEGCGDCSQASNCVSVQPLETELGRKRRIDQSNCNKDFSCIEGFCPSFVTVHGGKLRKADRTAADPSALFADLPLPTPLALDGAFNILVTGIGGTGVITIGALLGMAAHVDGKACSTLDFTGLSQKNGAVMSHVRIAPSPDDLANVRIGPGSANLILGCDIVVATSVPALSRAERGVTRAVVNADLMPTASFVIDPDIDFQAGAMRDSLNEAVSASDLDVLDATGLATALMGDSIATNAFMLGFAFQRGAIPLSLEAIMKAIDLNGAAIDMNKLAFSWGRLAAHDLQRVITAARFKNSGAAPVKRTLDESIAFRAEFLTDYQNEAYSKRYFGEVERVRAAEAKAAPGSQELTEAFAKGLFKLMAYKDEYEVARLYTDGEFAKALKEQFDGDASVKVSLAPPMFAQRDKATGHLRKREFGPWVFKAFGLLSRMKSLRGTAFDPFGYTSERRMERALPGEYSAMIFRHLDAGKPLDLPRLVTLAKSADLVRGYGHIKEANVAKYRAECKRLESAIGQPVAQAAE
- a CDS encoding alkaline phosphatase; amino-acid sequence: MPIAIRAKHALNRRQLLVRSTATIAAAGLGSLAKPYVSRAADRPLIACGIQSGDVSADSAVIWARADRPARMRVECSTVESFSNIIGTASSDALPDSDFTSKVLLDGLPAGQDVFYRVRFDDIASGLAGETQVGHFRTAPAEHRSVSFVWSGDAAGQGWGIDPARGGFRTYRTMRDNRPDFFIHSGDHIYADCPIPSELKLPNGEIWRNIVTEEKSVAARSLAQFRGNYKYNWLDENFRTFHAEVPMFAQWDDHEVTNDWAPLGSYDESGFADDGVPKLVSRARRAFHEFMPMPVTPGDNGRVYRRIGHGPLLDVFMIDMRSYRDNTWNKRDDNSDTFILGPAQLAWLKRELVASNATWKVIAADMSIGLISEDAVALGDGPPQRREHEIADLLSFMKRAGIRNTVWLTADMHYTAAHHYDPNRAACQDFEPFWEFVSGPLHAGTWAPGDLDNTFGPKAMFQKGCSGEQGENLAPCFGLQFFGHVAIDGKTEVMTVTLKDVDNRDLWSVDIEPRPDARPGQIMAQHI